In Mycolicibacter virginiensis, the DNA window GGGTTGGCCGGGGTCGGTGCTGCCGCCATGCCGGTGATTCCGTGGCTGTACCTGCGCCGGCTGGGTGAGGTACTGGAACTGCCGACTCGTTTCGGCTGAGCGGGCGCCGTTGTCGCGAGTGCCTGGCTACGGCCAGAGCAGCGTCGTTGACCAAGTCGTGTCGTCGTCCCGTTCGTAGCGCAGCCTGCGGTGTCGGCGGCTGGCGTCGGCCTGCCAGAATTCAACGGCGTCGGCCCGCACCGCATACGACACCCACTCGGTGGGCACCAGGGTAGGGGAGCGCTCGAGCTCCAGATTCGCCTTGGCCAGCGCCTCGCTGATCTCTGCCGGATCGGCGTAGGGCTCGCTCTGCCGGCCGGTGAGCACCATCGCCCGGGCGCCTTGCGAGCGGGCCAGGAAGTCGTCGGCGGTCACCGCGGGTGGGTCGGGGAGTGCCATGCCGTCGACCCTGACCTGACGGCCCAGTGCGGGCCAGTAAAAGGTCAGTGACACAGCGGGATTGCGGGCGAGATCGGCGCCCTTGCGGCTGGCCGAGCTGACTCCGAAATGCCAACCGGCGGCGTCGACATCTTTGAGGATCAACACCCGAGCCGACGGCCGCGCTCGATCCGTCCCGGTCGCCGTGCCGACCGTCGACAACGTCATCGCGTGGGGTTCCACGATGCCGCTGTCGACGGCATGCAGCAGCCATTGGACGAACAGCGCGACCGGATCGGCCGGTGCCTGCGCCGGATCGAATTCCGGTGCCGCACCAACCAAAACGGGCAGCCCGCGCAGGAGATTGCGCAGGCTGCCCGATTGTTCGGACCCAGTGGGCCTAATGGTGACCGTTGGTGTTACCGCCTTGGTGCTCGGCCAGCGCGGTCAGCGCACGCCGCTCGCTGGCGTGTGCCGCCTCGGTGAGCGCGGCATCCTCGTCGACCGGGTCGGCCGTCAGGAAGCTACCGCTACCGGGAGCACCGCCCGAGCCGAGCTTGTTCATCTTCTTGGGCAGCGGTGCACCGGCGTATTCCAGCGGAATCGGGTGGCCGTGGTCGTCGACCGGGCCCAGCGGCTGGTGCAGCTCGATGTAGGCACCGTGCGGCAGCCGCTTGATGATGCCGGTCTCGATACCGTGCTCGAGCACGTCACGGTCACTGCGCTGCAGGCCGATGCACCACCGGTAGGTGATGAAGAAGATAAACGGCGGCAGAACCACCATCCCGATACGGCCGATCCAGGTCGTCGCGTTCAGCGAGATGTGGAACTTCCACGCGATGATGTCGTTCATCGCAGCCAGGGTCAGCACCATGTAGAAGCTGATCGCCATGGCGCCGATCGCGGTACGGACCGGAGCGTCCCGGGGACGCTGCAGCAGGTTGTGGTGCGCGTAGTCGCCGGTGAACTTCTTCTCCAGGAACGGGTAGACCATCAGCAGGCCGAAGACGCCACCCATGATCAGTGCGACACCGACCGGGCCGGGCACGGTGTGGCCCCAGAAGTAGAACTCCCAGGCCGGCCAGAGACGAGCCAGGCCCTCGGTCCACATCATGTAGAAGTCCGGCTGGCTACCTGCCGACACCTGCGACGGGCGGTAGGGCCCCAGGTTCCAGATCGCATTGATCTGCAGCAACCCGCCCATCAGGCCCAGGATGCCGGTGATCATCGCGAAGAACGCGCCCGACTTGATCGCGAAGACCGGCAGCACCCGCACGCCGACGACGTTGGTCTCGGTGCGGCCCGGCCCGGGGAACTGGGTGTGCTTCTGGAACCACACCAGCGCCATGTGCACGCCGATCAGGGCCAGGATGATGCCCGGAATCAGCAGGATGTGCAGCGCGTAGAGCCGGGGGATCAGGATGGTGCCCGGGAAGTCGCCGCCGAACAGCGCCCAGTGCAGCCAGGTGCCGATCACCGGCATACCCAGCGTGATCGAGGACAGCGCGGCGCGCAGACCGATACCGGACAG includes these proteins:
- a CDS encoding pyridoxal 5'-phosphate synthase, with translation MVGAAPEFDPAQAPADPVALFVQWLLHAVDSGIVEPHAMTLSTVGTATGTDRARPSARVLILKDVDAAGWHFGVSSASRKGADLARNPAVSLTFYWPALGRQVRVDGMALPDPPAVTADDFLARSQGARAMVLTGRQSEPYADPAEISEALAKANLELERSPTLVPTEWVSYAVRADAVEFWQADASRRHRRLRYERDDDTTWSTTLLWP
- the qcrB gene encoding cytochrome bc1 complex cytochrome b subunit; its protein translation is MSPAIGDLLARQADDIDTRYHPAAALRRQFNKVFPTHWSFLLGEIALYSFIILLLSGVYLTLFFDPSMAEVIYHGVYQPLNGVQMSRAYESALDISFEVRGGLFVRQLHHWAALMFAASIMVHLARIFFTGAFRRPREANWVIGSLLLILAMFEGYFGYSLPDDLLSGIGLRAALSSITLGMPVIGTWLHWALFGGDFPGTILIPRLYALHILLIPGIILALIGVHMALVWFQKHTQFPGPGRTETNVVGVRVLPVFAIKSGAFFAMITGILGLMGGLLQINAIWNLGPYRPSQVSAGSQPDFYMMWTEGLARLWPAWEFYFWGHTVPGPVGVALIMGGVFGLLMVYPFLEKKFTGDYAHHNLLQRPRDAPVRTAIGAMAISFYMVLTLAAMNDIIAWKFHISLNATTWIGRIGMVVLPPFIFFITYRWCIGLQRSDRDVLEHGIETGIIKRLPHGAYIELHQPLGPVDDHGHPIPLEYAGAPLPKKMNKLGSGGAPGSGSFLTADPVDEDAALTEAAHASERRALTALAEHQGGNTNGHH